A window of the Candidatus Saccharibacteria bacterium oral taxon 488 genome harbors these coding sequences:
- a CDS encoding NUDIX hydrolase — protein sequence MTMPELKTIRAAYRVSVKGLIYDNNGKLLFVRERSDTWNLPGGGLEHSEGIAEALRRECRKELGAEIEIASAAPIIIPTWSKKFDTPVLIIAYQVRLVSPPTTTTDVSELRYVGADELGQVELDSTLSANIDQFYT from the coding sequence ATGACCATGCCTGAGCTCAAAACTATCCGAGCCGCCTATCGCGTGTCAGTCAAGGGACTGATTTATGATAATAATGGAAAGTTGCTATTCGTCCGCGAGAGGAGCGATACGTGGAATTTACCCGGTGGCGGGCTGGAGCACAGCGAGGGCATAGCCGAGGCCTTGCGGCGCGAGTGCCGAAAAGAGCTGGGCGCCGAGATAGAAATTGCAAGCGCAGCGCCAATCATCATCCCGACATGGAGCAAAAAGTTCGACACTCCGGTGCTCATTATCGCCTACCAAGTTCGCCTCGTGTCGCCACCCACAACCACGACAGATGTCAGCGAGCTGCGGTATGTTGGGGCCGATGAGCTAGGGCAGGTTGAACTTGACTCGACACTGTCGGCCAATATAGATCAGTTTTATACATAG